Proteins co-encoded in one Ooceraea biroi isolate clonal line C1 chromosome 9, Obir_v5.4, whole genome shotgun sequence genomic window:
- the LOC113562657 gene encoding uncharacterized protein LOC113562657, whose amino-acid sequence MSQTTTWDASKRAPAPNAFSDRSAVSVADATTPGPGDIFLDVGLRGYRSRQNDKFVIANLYNWHASILHADGRTAGGREGFFTWLKDIFNKSAEDRRSHIVDRAAVATQLDHPEIAVSKRPAGSSRKVDVVNQAPVNFGAARSTATLEDDGHFHVAEHHAENGIEMTSRSSPCCTTTEREKTSGRDSNPNPLWFDSDEVYRPEGNGAEHPRSYASPRHCYRVPPRHPLLGSVILNRNVPTRAIAAFASGNSRPPIKEPKTTPENRDKKKDERKDREEKKKKPVIRTDDGPADNSENRVAMVADDNSTGDPETAFRYEWGVKLAEGPATYLSEPGDSDNVIEKDQRYVTKRLWGVNLRQPRSDAENAATTTSKGFEGDAGKQVQNASSIPGDTDEMKSDETLMEAVEPVAASDLKSTTAEYLSTPSNRSDSVSASGTDNLITAQREANDANFSLNDLRKLQETISPSTQAETIAIDDDYNIPADAASDAEIVAWKNLVMKSRTIVPEREDFLSADRVENLQMVSIRPEAPQPKLDVRVVRSIEDTSKDESADHSDSESVISGEFKRPDSADARKFDNYSPSKKLHTASWQIRYAHRDTRSVIQCCDELLPIGTAPVDATISASADFSKESEKKKRPNEASSEQTVRQQADAKGQGSKGDGECSDFNASNSLDNQRSVSPVESQRFLNNGKEADINLIKTLNTISNGETTISSNQSLIRDADPSEITQPSTLASLAKDESYVEDENAHCETERRKDYKDVFDDATYIDSDNPSTNGGQLDAMIDSKAAGKNPRGRILRLEDDHDSDSTKERSDDSSKEHIVDDDYVRLPGDPYPYNKEHLDKWYNVPHSKNFSYKPIKRGASHPHSPTLEKSSEASAADFHGGMIATETSVSGFRVFLQKQRMPSDNCSQKDAADALELQRWTEDFSRLEGGGKASEATRVGDDNASLRAYRR is encoded by the exons ATGTCTCAAACGACCACGTGGGACGCGTCAAAAAGGGCACCTGCACCGAATGCCTTCAGTGATAGAAGTGCTGTCTCCGTCGCCGACGCAACCACGCCCGGGCCGGGCGATATCTTCCTGGATGTCGGTTTGCGTGGATACCGTAGCCGGCAAAACGATAAGTTTGTCATAGCCAATTTATACAATTGGCACG CGTCTATTCTGCATGCCGATGGGAGGACCGCCGGCGGGAGAGAGGGGTTCTTCACCTGGCTGAAggatatctttaataaaagCGCAG AGGATAGGAGAAGCCACATCGTCGATCGCGCGGCAGTAGCAACACAGCTCGATCACCCAGAAATAGCGGTTTCCAAGCGGCCGGCAGGCTCTTCGCGCAAGGTCGACGTCGTTAATCAGGCACCGGTCAACTTTGGCGCGGCGAGATCAACGGCGACGCTCGAGGACGACGGCCACTTCCACGTCGCGGAGCACCATGCAGAGAATGGGATTGAAATGACAAGTCGTTCCTCGCCTTGTTGTACCACTACCGAAAGAGAAAAGACTTCTGGACGCGATTCCAATCCGAATCCTTTGTGGTTTGATTCCGATGAAGTTTATCGACCGGAAGGAAACGGGGCCGAGCATCCTCGTAGCTACGCGAGTCCTAGACATTGCTATCGCGTTCCGCCAAGACATCCGCTACTAGGATCGGTTATCCTAAACCGAAACGTGCCGACGCGCGCGATTGCGGCATTCGCCTCTGGAAACTCACGGCCCCCTATCAAGGAACCGAAGACGACACCGGAAAACCGCGACAAGAAGAAGGACGAGAGGAAGGaccgagaggaaaagaagaagaagccgGTGATACGTACGGATGATGGACCCGCTGATAATAGCGAAAATCGAGTGGCGATGGTAGCGGACGATAACTCGACCGGCGATCCCGAAACGGCGTTTCGTTACGAATGGGGAGTGAAACTCGCCGAGGGACCGGCGACCTACCTCTCTGAACCGGGCGATAGCGATAACGTGATCGAAAAGGACCAGCGATACGTCACGAAGCGGCTTTGGGGGGTCAATCTGAGACAGCCGAGGTCGGATGCTGAGAATGCGGCTACCACGACGTCCAAGGGTTTCGAGGGAGACGCGGGGAAGCAAGTTCAAAATGCCTCTTCGATTCCTGGTGATACCGACGAGATGAAGAGCGACGAAACGTTGATGGAAGCCGTGGAACCAGTCGCAGCTTCGGACCTGAAGAGCACAACCGCGGAATATCTTTCAACTCCCTCGAATCGAAGCGATTCTGTTTCAGCGAGTGGCACTGATAACTTGATCACGGCACAGCGAGAAGCGAACGACGCAAATTTCTCCTTGAATGATCTGCGGAAGCTGCAGGAGACGATCTCGCCGAGCACGCAGGCGgaaacgatcgcgatcgacgaCGATTACAACATACCGGCGGATGCAGCATCGGACGCGGAGATCGTTGCCTGGAAGAATCTTGTGATGAAGTCGCGGACAATTGTTCCCGAGAGGGAAGACTTCCTGTCGGCCGATCGCGTGGAAAACCTGCAGATGGTATCGATCCGTCCGGAAGCACCGCAGCCCAAGCTGGACGTGCGAGTCGTGCGGTCCATCGAGGACACTTCGAAGGATGAAAGCGCTGATCATTCTGATTCAGAATCCGTAATATCCGGCGAGTTCAAGCGACCTGACTCCGCTGATGCGCGAAAATTCGACAATTATTCTCCCAGCAAGAAGCTGCACACCGCGAGCTGGCAGATTCGCTATGCGCATCGCGATACCAGAAGCGTCATTCAATGTTGTGATGAGTTACTTCCGATCGGTACTGCTCCCGTCGATGCAACGATATCCGCGTCAGCAGATTTCTCGAAAGAAtccgagaagaagaagaggccGAATGAAGCATCGAGCGAGCAGACAGTTAGACAGCAGGCGGATGCGAAGGGACAGGGATCAAAGGGCGATGGAGAGTGCAGCGACTTCAACGCGAGTAATTCATTAGACAATCAACGATCCGTTTCACCGGTGGAATCTCAAAGGTTTTTGAATAATGGCAAAGAAGCGGATATAAATCTTATCAAGACATTGAATACAATCTCGAACGGAGAAACGACAATTTCTTCGAATCAGTCACTGATCAGAGACGCTGATCCGTCGGAGATCACTCAGCCATCGACTTTAGCGTCTCTCGCGAAGGATGAATCTTACGTCGAGGACGAGAATGCACACTGCGAAACGGAACGTCGCAAGGACTACAAGGATGTGTTCGACGACGCCACGTATATCGACTCGGACAACCCGTCGACCAACGGTGGTCAACTGGACGCGATGATCGACTCGAAAGCAGCCGGAAAAAATCCAAGAGGAAGAATTCTCAGATTGGAAGACGACCATGATTCGGATTCCACGAAGGAGCGAAGCGATGACTCTAGCAAAGAACacatcgtcgacgacgattaTGTACGATTGCCGGGAGATCCTTATCCCTACAACAAAGAACACTTGGACAAATGGTACAATGTGCCGCATTCCAAAAATTTCTCGTACAAGCCGATCAAGCGAGGAGCGTCCCATCCTCACTCGCCGACCCTGGAGAAGTCCAGCGAAGCGAGTGCCGCCGATTTTCACGGCGGAATGATTGCGACGGAGACATCGGTGAGCGGATTCCGTGTGTTTCTCCAGAAACAGCGAATGCCGTCCGATAATTGTTCGCAGAAGGATGCTGCGGATGCGCTAGAGCTGCAGCGATGGACCGAGGACTTTTCGAGGCTCGAAGGCGGCGGGAAAGCGAGCGAGGCGACGCGAGTCGGCGACGACAACGCGTCGTTACGCGCGTACCGCCGGTAG